GCGGCCCGGATCATTAATCGCATGCACCAGGGGGAGGTGGCCACCCACTCTGATTTCATCGCTGAATACAGGGGTGAGCCAGGGACAGCCACCTATTACCTGTCCCTGTATGAGCAACCGGAACAGGCTGTGCTGGCCATGGAAGACATGGCCAGGGTTATGAAGAAAGAAGGACACGGCTTTTCTCATCTCATGTCCAGAGTTCATAATGACAAGGTATTTTACATGGCCCTGGGTCAGGGCCAGGCCCATTACTTTTTTGCCAGGGGAGTTGAACTGGTCTGGCTGGCAGTGGACACGGAGATAGCTGAACAGGCCATTCTGGATGTGCTGTAGAGGGCGGCTGGTCAGACTTTTTTTCTCCCCGGCAGTAGCGATCCGGTGAACCGCCTGGGTTCATTCAGGCAGGGCCCAAGGTTCAGAACCAGACCAGGTCTTCTGCATCGGTCAACCCATTTGCCAAGTGCAGACTGCGTTTAATTGATTCTCCGACATGGACCAGCCTGTCCCTGATGCGGTCCTGGTCGTATTTCCTGATTTGAGCTGAGATCGCATCTTGTATGTATTCAATCTTGAATCCCAGCTTCCTTAAGTCGGTGATGAGCGCCCTCAGCCACGGGCTGCCGGCTGCATCGGAATTATCGGGCTGCAGGAGAAAAGCAATGTAGTTGGAGTTTACCTGTTTTGAGCAGATGGAATCAACTTTGACCTTGAAACATCCGGCGTAAAGCCTGAAGTGCATGTAGTCATTTGAAATGCTGGCGAAACAGGGAAGAACAGGTTCACAATTATTGTCCAGGTTATTGAAAACAGATTGCCAGAAAGACGACTTTGTCTTTCCGGTCCCTTGCTCAGGCTTATCTGGCCGGTATGCTTCTACAGGTGCCATACCTTCAAGTAACGCCCTGAAAGGGGCTGATAAGATATCCTCCATTGCCAGGTGTTCATGGCTGGCTGGCTCACGAATGCCCTGGTCCAGATTCAGGACCTGCACTGAGAGCAGCGGAAGACCTGTACTTCCGGACATCCAATGAACAGGGTATGGATGAAGGTGTTCATTTTGGCTGGACATTTCGTGCATGGCCTTTTCATGGGCAAACCGGACAACATCATGCAGCGTCTCACATCCAGCAGGGGAAAAATCAGGGCTTTTGGGATTGTAGAGACGTAATGGAATGACTGTCTTAAGGACCTCCCTGACCAGCTTGTAGACAGGACTGTTTTTCATCAGATTGACCTGTTTTTTTTCCTTTATGATTGAGTCGATCTGTCCTTTGTAGACCACCCTCCTTGAAGCATCCAGGGTGATGACCTCCTTGTTTCTAATGAGTTTGGTGCCAGTGTCGGTGCCTACCAGAGCAGGGATTCTGAACTCTCTGGCGACTGAAGCCATATGACCTGTGACACTGCCTGCATCAGTAATGATCCCGCTGATCCTGGACATGGCTGGCACATACAGAGGAGAGGTCTGCGGAGCAATCAGGATGGCGCCTGAAGGGATATCTGCCAGGTCGTCATCAGGTCCCAGGACATATGCTTTGCCTGAGGCTGTCCCGGATGATCCGGTCATGCCCTGGCGCAAAATGACTTTTGATTCAGGAATTGAAGCGGGTTCGTGGTGTTCTTCAGGCAGGAGTTCATTATCAAGTCGCTGGAGTGGACGGGCTTGAAGGATATAGATTTTCCCCTGCTGGTCGACCGCCCACTCAACATCCAGTGGGAAACCAAAGTATTTTTCCAGCCGCAGTCCATAGTCAACAAGCTGTTTTATTTCATCTTTATCAAGGCAGGGTCTGTCCATTTTTTCAGGCAGTACAGGCGTGTTCTGCAGGCTGTACCCTGCAGAAGAAACCAGCATGGTCTTTTTGGTGGCGATCTGTTCAGTCAGAATTTTTCTGCTGTCCCTGGCAATCCGCCAATGGTCGGTCTGGACTGAACCGTCAACAACACTTACTCCCAGCCCCCAGTTGGCATTGATGCAGATACAGTCTTCAATGTCATAGTTGGGGTCAATGGTGTACATGCACCCACTGGACCGGGCATCCACCATGGTAATACAAAGAACACTCATAAGGTCGTCAATATCCCGGTATCCCATGGTCCTTCTGTAGAAGACCGCCCTGGGGTTGAACATGCCAGCCAGGACCTCTTTGTATGCCCTGACCATGTTTGCGGGGCGAACATTCAGTACGCTGTCATACAGGCCGGCAAATGATGATGAAAGGGAGTCCTCACCGGAAGCACTGCTGCGGACCGCCATGCAAAGGTTGCCGCCAAAAATTTCAGCCAGGTCTTCAGTCTTTGCTGCGATTGTCTTTTCCACCTCTGGAGGTAATGCCGAATCCATGATAAGCGCTTTTATGGTGCTGCAGGCCTGATCAAGGGCTCGGATATCATTGACGTCCAGATCTTTGAGGTGTTTTTTGATCTGCTTATAAACTCCTGCCTGGTTGAAAAACATCCTGCACGCTCTTGAGGTAATCACAAATCCTTTGGGCACTGGCAGGCAGACCTGGTTCGAAATTTCAGCCAAATTGGCTGCCTTGGCGCCAGTCAGCTCGAAGTATTCACTGGTGATATCAGCCAACCAGAGGCCAAAGATGTTTTTTCGGATATGCTTTTTTTTGCGCACCAGCTGATGAATTATTGAGAATCCAATTTTCTCGGTGGCAGATATCAAATCAATGTATTTTCCATCTGACATTGCATTCAGATCCTCAGCCAGATTGCAAATAACAGAAATCAGTTCTTCACATTTCTTTACTACTATAGAGTAATCAAAATGACTATGCCCGAGAGACATATCCTCTAGTTCATTGATCAGCAATAATGATTTTGTATTGTTTTTCAGAAGGCTTTTATAATGTTTATACTTTTTTATCTGATTAATTTTATGAGTATTCATTCCAGTGTGTCTAAATAATAATTGCACTACTTTATTCCTCCATCAGAAGAGCATCTGTTTAAAGAGCATAAAAAAGTGAATTCAATAAAATTTATTGAATTCACTTCTAAAAATATTTCTTCCTTTAAATAATTGGCCGCTGTGTTTTGGATAACTATAGCAGAATAAATATTATAAGCAACTCCAGTTTAGTATTAAAAAAGGCCAAATAATCCGATGAGATCACAGACTCTTTAAAAAAATGTTGGGACACTCTGGTGATCAGTTTGAATCCCGGCAGATGCTATCACCTTGATTGGGGCTCAATGCGCCAGATCTGTCCTCCATCAATAGCCACATACAGGGCTTTTTCCGGACCCAGGACCAGAGAGCGGATGCGTTCTCCAGGCAGGCCGGGCATGATGGTCGTGTTTGCTGCCATTTTTTCATCATCCAGTTCCAGAATCTCAATCCGTGCTCCGCGCAGGAATCCCACAGCCAGCCGGTTCTCCCAGTTCTTCCAGTGCTGACCCTGCAGAAATACGCACGGACTCATTCCTTCTGAATCCCCACGATTGTTCCATGACGGTCTAAGGGCATCAGGGTACCGTTCCAGGTCGGTCATGGAAGTTGGGCGGCCATCCGGCCTGTTGGATATGTAACCGCAATAATTGTCAGCACAGGAAACCCCGGGCAGAGGGGTGGGATCCCATCCGCCGTTCCCACCCGGCTCAAGAGGAGTGACCTCATCGTCATGGCCTGGACCATGTTCACAGGCAAAGGCCTGGCCGGTGCCGGGATGAAAATCAATTCCCTGTACATTGCGGTGTCCAAAAGTGAATATTCTGGGGTCTTTGCCTGCAGGGGTACTGTTCCCAGGGGCCGGGTCGCCGTTGCCGTCAATGCGGAGCACTTTGCCCCCCAGCCTGGAAAGGTCCTGGGGAAGCGGGCCGTTATGGTTGTCACCGGTGGTCACATAAAGGTAGCCGTCAAAGGGACTGAACCTGATTCGACCACCGCTGTGGGCGCCGGCTCTTCCCCACCGGCTGGAGGATTCTTTGAATGAGATGTCAGTGACAATGTCGGTGCGCTGGGAAACTTTGGCGTAACCCTTATCAATAACCAGGCGGACCACGCGGTTGGTTTTGATCCGGTTTTGCTCCGAAGCCATGTAAAGGTAAACCCGGCGGTTGTTTTCAAAATCAGGATCCAGGGCCACTCCCAGCATACCGCTCTGGCCCTGGCAGAAAAAATCCGCAGCCTCCAGGATTGCACCGTCTGTTCCAAACAGGAACCGGATAGACCCGTCAGGCAGACGAACTGACAGTCCGCGACATTTTTCAGTAAACAGCATTGCCCCGTCCGGGGCAAAGGCCAGGTCCCAGGGATTGTTCAGGCCGGATACGACCACGGTCCGGCTGATTCCGGGTTGACTGGCATCAGCCAGGGCCTTCTTGCCAGACTCTGACAGGACAAGGCTGACCATGATCAACAGCCCAAGGACCGTTAAAAATATTTTGGAAGGACCACGAACCATGACATTACCTCCAACCACTTATTTTACAAAGGAACAACGCATTTTGACTCACATGACCAATAAAGCAGGGCCGGGTTTCAAGGGATATTATTGATGGTTTTTAAATTTTGTTCATAAGATCTTTCTATGAAGTAAGAGCCGATCATCCCAAAAAGACCTGAAAACATGAATAAGTGAGCTTTCAGGATGTCTTCATTGAAATAAAAGAATATGGCAGACAAGATAATAAGGGTGGATATAAACATTGTGGAATACTTGAACACCATGGTTTCAAATGAAAAGGCCTGTTTTGAGATTGTTTTTGCATATCGTTCATACGATACCATCCATTTCCAATCCTCACTGCCGGATGATTCATAATCCCTAATAAATGATGAAATTGCCTGTATTCTCAAGTTCAGATGCTGGGCCGTAAGGTCAACGTAAACACAGACCAGGGGAATCAGACACAGAAGCAGGGAGATATTGTCATGAGGACTGCCTTTAAAGCCTAGCCCTGTTGCTCCCAGCACAGCTGTCAGCACTAATTTCCACTTGATCAGATCGGAACGAACTTTCTGGGTTTCAATGATTTCATCCCTCAATTTATCCATGGACAAGCTACCTGATGGGTTATGGGCGGTTATTCGGACCTGTCCGGTCCTGAGAAGTCGATATCCACCTGGTTGACGGCTCTACTCCGGTCAGTTTTTTGTACATCCTGCGGTCCAGGGCAGAGACGGTCCTGCGCAGGATAAGGTACAAAGGAAAGGCGATGAGGTAGATAATGAGGCCCAGCATAAACAATATGGCAGCCAGACCGGACAGCCCCTGGACCGTTGTTTCCACGTCCAGCAGTCCTCTTGCTTCCAGAAACCCGCTTGCAGGACGGACCCATATATCCGGGATCAGGCCCATGAAAAACCCGGCAATCACTTCACCAAACCGGTCTATGAGCTGGGGCTGGGCCAGAAAAACAAGGTAGAGGCAGGCCAGTGCCAGACCAAGACCTCCTGTGAGGATGGTTCCTGTCTGGAAGGGATGTTTTTTCAAACATCTGGCCAGATAGGAGTTCTGGGAACCAGCTTTGAGTTCGGCCCTGATCCTGTCCCTGTTGGAACATGAACCAGGCACTTCTCTTTTGAACAGAGGCGGAGTGGCCATGGCCGGAGCAGTTGTTCCATCCTTCAGCTCAGGCAGAAGGGTATTGCAGTATTTTTTCATCTGGGCATCAATCAGAGTGTAGCCGTGATACATGAGGGATTCGCGCTCAACAGGGCTGAACTGGTCCAGGTCGGTGCGGATTCTGGCAATGCCGGGAATGAATTCCGATGGAATCCGGTCAGTAACATGGCAGTCCTTGAGGTTCAGGTGCAGGTGGATAAAGGCGAATTCATGCGGTTCCTTGTCAGTGGTTCGCAGATCTGGCAAACGTTTCCAGCCCACCAGGATGTCCAGGAGTTTGTTCCGGATCTGGAACTGGAAGATGCTGTTCACCCGGAGCATGACTTTTAAAGCCCCCTCTTTTATGGTGTGGACGGGTTCCATCTGGCCCGAAGCATCGCTGACCAGGAGCAGGTTGCAGTCCTCTGGATCTTCTATGAGGGACTCAATGCCCTGGTTGTCAGCCACTCCGCCGTCCACCAGGACATCTCCGGAGATCATGGTGGGCGGGAAAAGGCCTGGTACTCCTGATGAAGCCCCCACTACCCTGGACAGAGGCAGAATATTGGTATTGACCCTGGACATTTCATTGAGGTTAGAGATGGGTTCCCTGGAAAAGGCCACCCGTTCTCCGGTCAGCAGAGAAGTGGTGTTGATGTGCAGCCGGGGTCCGGCTGAGTTTTTGCGAGTCTTGTCCGGGCTGTTTTGCTGCTCTGCGCTGGGCAGCTGGTCCAGAGAATTGTTTTTGTAAAACCACCTGTCGTATTCACGCTGGATCAGTTCCGACCTGGCCCCGGCCCGAAATGGCTTCAGGATCAGGGTTTTGATGAACAGCCAGGGGTAATAAAACGGGGTAAAGATAAGGGCTCTGGTGCGCAGGTTGTTGTCCAGGGCCTGGAAAAAATCATGGGCGATTTCTTCAAAGATGCGCACTCGGGTTGACCTGCTGCTTCGGTTTTCAGGCTTTTCAAAGCGCAGACGGCGCTCCATCTCGCACAGGTAATAAGCGGAAATAATGGAGCCCCCGGATACAGCTGAAACCACCCGGACCCTGGGCATAATGCCCAGCTCTTCCAGGCGCCGGATCACTCCCAGGTGAAAGATGGCAGCCCGGAAGCCCCCGCCGGACAGGGCCAGTCCGATGCGCGGACTCCTGGCGGTCAGGTCGTCCAGGGCAGCAAGGCCGGCCTTTTTCTCGATTATTGCTTTGGGTTTTTTATCCCTGGCCAGTTCCCTGGTGATGATCATGGTCAACTCCGGGCAGTGGATTGAATAAATTTATCCGGGCAGTTTTTCCACAAACCTGCCTGACACCCAGCCTGTGATCTGGACTTTGACCTGAAGCCAGCCGTCCTGTTGGTCCAGGATGTCCAGTTCAGTGTTTTTGGACAAAGGGTGGGCTATGGTCATGGTCTTGGCTGAGGGACCAGTCCGGATGTTCAGGGCGGAAGCCCGGACCATGCCCCTGGCCGGTTTTCTGATCCGCTGCTCATCCTGGTCCGACCTGTCTGCATGCAGGAGTCTGTCTCTGAGCTTGTCCAGGGGAAAGGCAGGGCCGGGATCGATCTTACGTCCCGGGGAAATTTCCTCGTGACCCAGGATGTGCTTTATATTGTAGGCTTTTTTCAAAAGCGAACACAGGTTGAATACCGCATCAATCTGTTCAGGGGTGAATCTTTCCCAGTAGGTGGGTTCTTTTTCATTGCGGTGCACGGCCTGGACCACTTGCTCCTGAGGATAGTTCCGGCCGAACCAGGAACTCCATGCCGAGCCGTTTTTTTCCAGCCTGCCGGCATTGACCAGTTCAATGCCGATGGAAAAGCGGTTTAATCCTGTCCGGTCTCTGAAGGCGCTTTGCCCGGCATGCCAGGCAATGTGGTCAAAGGGAACCAGCTGGGTCAGGCTGCCGTCTTTGTCCACCACAACATGGGCTGAAGCCCGGACATCCGGATCCTTGAAGGTGGACAGGGCTGATTCCAGAGTGCTGCCGGCAGTATAGTGGATAACAATGGTGTCGGGCAGTCCCTGGGTAAACCTGCCACTGGTCTTGGTGATGGTTTCATGGGCTGCATGGTCCCTGCCAAGCTTGTGTCTGGAGATCTTCATGGCTCTTCTCCTCAAGGATCACAGACTTCCCAAAGACAGAGGATGTTTTTCAGGGCGGAACAGGGCTTAGAATTAAGGGTTGTCTGGTTATTCTTTCACAGGGTTATATTTTTGACTGATAAGCACTATTTTGATTTGAATTCAAGAAAAATTACCAGGATTGACAAAAAATTCGGTTGTGGATTGCAGAGTGATGTTATCAGCAGTGATGGAGGGGTGTCAGGCATCCAGGATGCTGCGTACTTTGGCAGCCAGATCCTGGATGGAGAATGGTTTGTTGATGAAGTGCAGGCCGTCCTCCAGTATACCCTGGTGGGCAATGACATTGGCTGTGTATCCGGACATGAACAGAAATTCTGAATCCGGCAGCAGTTTGGCCATCATTCTCTTAAGCTCCAGGCCATTCATGTCCGGCATTACTACGTCGAGTATGACCAAATGAACAGCGGTGTCCAGCTGCTCAGCCAATTCAAGGGCGGACAGTGGGTTGGCAACCGAAAGGACATGGTAGCCAAGTTCCCTGAGCATTGATGTTGTGATTTCCAAAAGGGGAGCATCGTCTTCAACCACAAGGACTGTTTCCCAGCCGGTCTGGACATGCTGAGGTGTATTTGGCTGGTCTGCTACAGCGTCATCAGCGCTGTGTCTCGGAATAAATACCTTGAAGGTGGAGCCTTTGCCGGGCTCACTGTATGCATTGATAAATCCATTGTTTTGCTTGATTATTCCGTAAACCGTGGCCAGGCCAAGCCCTGTGCCTTGCCCCAGTTCCTTGGTGGAGAAAAAAGGTTCAAAAATATTGTTCAGGGTTTGCTTTTCCATGCCGCAGCCATTGTCGCTGACAATCAGAGTCACAAATTCACCAGGCCTGAATCCTCTGTGCATACTGCAGTATTTCTGGTCCAGAGTAGTGTTGCAGGTTTCAATGGTAACCTTGCCGACATCGGTGATGGCGTCTCGGGCATTGACCAGGAGGTTGGTCAGGATCTGATCGATCTGGGTCGGGTCCATCCTGACCGGCCAGAGTTCAGCAGATGGCTCCCAGCTCAGTTCTATTCCCTCACCAATGAGTCGACGCAGCAAGTCAAGCATGTCTTCAATAGTTCGATTGAAGTTGAGGACCTTGGGTTCGATGGTCTGTTTGCGGGCAAAACCCAGCAATTGGCGGGTCAGGGCAGCAGAGCGCCTGCCGACCTTCAGTATTTCATCAAAATTTTTGTAATGGGGATGGGACGGAGTCATCTTCATCATGGCCAACTCGGCCCGGCCCAGGATGATGGTCAGCATGTTGTTAAAATCGTGGGCTACTCCTCCAGCCAGCCGACCTATGGATTCCATTTTCTGAGCTTGCAGGAATCTGGCTTCATATTCGGCTTTTTCGGATTCAGCCTGTTTGCGCTTGGAAATATCTGTGAGGGAACCAGCCACCCGTGTGGGCTGACCATCAGAGGAGGCATCCACCACCTTCCCCCGCAAGAGCACCCATTTCCAACGGTCAGATCTGGTCTTGATTCGAAATTCCATTGCAAAGGGTTCCAAAGAGAGCATGACCTTGCTGTATGTATTTACAACCTGATCAAGATCTTCAGGGTGAATCATCGAGCCCCAGTCATCCATGGATGACTGGAAGTCATCAGGTTCATAGCCGATTATTTCCTGCCAGCGCGGACTGAAGTAAACATCACCAGTGACTGGATTCCAGTCCCAGATTCCGTCGGTGGTCCCCTCCAAAGCCATGCGAAGGCGGGTTTCGCTTTGCTCCAGGGCGTCTCTGGCTGTCTTGATCTGGTGATACTGGGATTCGGTTTTTTGAAGACTCCCAACCAATTGGGCGGCCATGGTGTTGAAAGCTCCAGCCAGGTGGGCGACTTCGGCCGGACCTGATATTCGGGCCTGTTTTGTCCGGTCCCCGTTGGCAATGTCAGCAGCGGTTTTCCTGAGATCGGCCAGGGGGATGACCAGTCTGCGGGCAAGCATAGTTCCGAATATGGCAGCAAGCAGGGCAATGATGCCGGTAATTACTGCTGAAGTGATCCCGGTCCGGATCAGTCCCTGGTAGGCCTCCCTTGTGGGCATTTCAACAACAATGATCCATGGGGCTGATGTCAGAGGAACAGACGTACCTATGACATGCTCCCCAGTTAAACCTTTATAGGCTCCCCTGTTGTCAGGAATTGGGGCATTCAAGGGGGTTGAGCGGTTCAGGAATGCAGCTACCGGAGGTAAATGGGATACATTTTCTCCCTTGAGCACCCGGGCGGTGTCGCCAAAGGCAATGAGGTCTCCGTTTTGAGCGACCAGGTAAACATAGCCTGTGTTTCCAGGCCTGAGCTGATCCACTAGGTCCCACATGAACTTCAGATTCAGTTCTGCAGTCAGGCTGCCCTTTATCTCCCTCAGAGGGTTGGTTACTGGGACACGGATATATACTACGGGTTCACTGGTCCGGGGATCAATGCAGACCTCGCTGATTGACGGGGCATGGCTGTTGGACTGAGGGTGACAGGCATGCTGCAGGCTCTGGGGGATCAGGTCGAGCCGGGAAGGGGAAAAGCGGGAAACCAGGGCCAAGGGTCTTTCCTGGACATCAACCAGGGTCAGAGTGCGCAGGGAAGCATCCATGCCCAACAGACGCTGGAGGGT
This genomic window from Desulfonatronovibrio hydrogenovorans DSM 9292 contains:
- a CDS encoding PEP/pyruvate-binding domain-containing protein; its protein translation is MSDGKYIDLISATEKIGFSIIHQLVRKKKHIRKNIFGLWLADITSEYFELTGAKAANLAEISNQVCLPVPKGFVITSRACRMFFNQAGVYKQIKKHLKDLDVNDIRALDQACSTIKALIMDSALPPEVEKTIAAKTEDLAEIFGGNLCMAVRSSASGEDSLSSSFAGLYDSVLNVRPANMVRAYKEVLAGMFNPRAVFYRRTMGYRDIDDLMSVLCITMVDARSSGCMYTIDPNYDIEDCICINANWGLGVSVVDGSVQTDHWRIARDSRKILTEQIATKKTMLVSSAGYSLQNTPVLPEKMDRPCLDKDEIKQLVDYGLRLEKYFGFPLDVEWAVDQQGKIYILQARPLQRLDNELLPEEHHEPASIPESKVILRQGMTGSSGTASGKAYVLGPDDDLADIPSGAILIAPQTSPLYVPAMSRISGIITDAGSVTGHMASVAREFRIPALVGTDTGTKLIRNKEVITLDASRRVVYKGQIDSIIKEKKQVNLMKNSPVYKLVREVLKTVIPLRLYNPKSPDFSPAGCETLHDVVRFAHEKAMHEMSSQNEHLHPYPVHWMSGSTGLPLLSVQVLNLDQGIREPASHEHLAMEDILSAPFRALLEGMAPVEAYRPDKPEQGTGKTKSSFWQSVFNNLDNNCEPVLPCFASISNDYMHFRLYAGCFKVKVDSICSKQVNSNYIAFLLQPDNSDAAGSPWLRALITDLRKLGFKIEYIQDAISAQIRKYDQDRIRDRLVHVGESIKRSLHLANGLTDAEDLVWF
- a CDS encoding patatin-like phospholipase family protein, with the protein product MIITRELARDKKPKAIIEKKAGLAALDDLTARSPRIGLALSGGGFRAAIFHLGVIRRLEELGIMPRVRVVSAVSGGSIISAYYLCEMERRLRFEKPENRSSRSTRVRIFEEIAHDFFQALDNNLRTRALIFTPFYYPWLFIKTLILKPFRAGARSELIQREYDRWFYKNNSLDQLPSAEQQNSPDKTRKNSAGPRLHINTTSLLTGERVAFSREPISNLNEMSRVNTNILPLSRVVGASSGVPGLFPPTMISGDVLVDGGVADNQGIESLIEDPEDCNLLLVSDASGQMEPVHTIKEGALKVMLRVNSIFQFQIRNKLLDILVGWKRLPDLRTTDKEPHEFAFIHLHLNLKDCHVTDRIPSEFIPGIARIRTDLDQFSPVERESLMYHGYTLIDAQMKKYCNTLLPELKDGTTAPAMATPPLFKREVPGSCSNRDRIRAELKAGSQNSYLARCLKKHPFQTGTILTGGLGLALACLYLVFLAQPQLIDRFGEVIAGFFMGLIPDIWVRPASGFLEARGLLDVETTVQGLSGLAAILFMLGLIIYLIAFPLYLILRRTVSALDRRMYKKLTGVEPSTRWISTSQDRTGPNNRP
- a CDS encoding N-acetylmuramoyl-L-alanine amidase produces the protein MKISRHKLGRDHAAHETITKTSGRFTQGLPDTIVIHYTAGSTLESALSTFKDPDVRASAHVVVDKDGSLTQLVPFDHIAWHAGQSAFRDRTGLNRFSIGIELVNAGRLEKNGSAWSSWFGRNYPQEQVVQAVHRNEKEPTYWERFTPEQIDAVFNLCSLLKKAYNIKHILGHEEISPGRKIDPGPAFPLDKLRDRLLHADRSDQDEQRIRKPARGMVRASALNIRTGPSAKTMTIAHPLSKNTELDILDQQDGWLQVKVQITGWVSGRFVEKLPG
- a CDS encoding PAS domain-containing protein, whose translation is MKFFLYFQSETRVIYNKQQLMAKDAVRAVDAFLQQRVQALEAAVGLNNPDTKSQEEWNLTLQRLLGMDASLRTLTLVDVQERPLALVSRFSPSRLDLIPQSLQHACHPQSNSHAPSISEVCIDPRTSEPVVYIRVPVTNPLREIKGSLTAELNLKFMWDLVDQLRPGNTGYVYLVAQNGDLIAFGDTARVLKGENVSHLPPVAAFLNRSTPLNAPIPDNRGAYKGLTGEHVIGTSVPLTSAPWIIVVEMPTREAYQGLIRTGITSAVITGIIALLAAIFGTMLARRLVIPLADLRKTAADIANGDRTKQARISGPAEVAHLAGAFNTMAAQLVGSLQKTESQYHQIKTARDALEQSETRLRMALEGTTDGIWDWNPVTGDVYFSPRWQEIIGYEPDDFQSSMDDWGSMIHPEDLDQVVNTYSKVMLSLEPFAMEFRIKTRSDRWKWVLLRGKVVDASSDGQPTRVAGSLTDISKRKQAESEKAEYEARFLQAQKMESIGRLAGGVAHDFNNMLTIILGRAELAMMKMTPSHPHYKNFDEILKVGRRSAALTRQLLGFARKQTIEPKVLNFNRTIEDMLDLLRRLIGEGIELSWEPSAELWPVRMDPTQIDQILTNLLVNARDAITDVGKVTIETCNTTLDQKYCSMHRGFRPGEFVTLIVSDNGCGMEKQTLNNIFEPFFSTKELGQGTGLGLATVYGIIKQNNGFINAYSEPGKGSTFKVFIPRHSADDAVADQPNTPQHVQTGWETVLVVEDDAPLLEITTSMLRELGYHVLSVANPLSALELAEQLDTAVHLVILDVVMPDMNGLELKRMMAKLLPDSEFLFMSGYTANVIAHQGILEDGLHFINKPFSIQDLAAKVRSILDA
- a CDS encoding PQQ-dependent sugar dehydrogenase, producing the protein MVRGPSKIFLTVLGLLIMVSLVLSESGKKALADASQPGISRTVVVSGLNNPWDLAFAPDGAMLFTEKCRGLSVRLPDGSIRFLFGTDGAILEAADFFCQGQSGMLGVALDPDFENNRRVYLYMASEQNRIKTNRVVRLVIDKGYAKVSQRTDIVTDISFKESSSRWGRAGAHSGGRIRFSPFDGYLYVTTGDNHNGPLPQDLSRLGGKVLRIDGNGDPAPGNSTPAGKDPRIFTFGHRNVQGIDFHPGTGQAFACEHGPGHDDEVTPLEPGGNGGWDPTPLPGVSCADNYCGYISNRPDGRPTSMTDLERYPDALRPSWNNRGDSEGMSPCVFLQGQHWKNWENRLAVGFLRGARIEILELDDEKMAANTTIMPGLPGERIRSLVLGPEKALYVAIDGGQIWRIEPQSR